From Streptomyces yatensis, one genomic window encodes:
- a CDS encoding N,N-dimethylformamidase beta subunit family domain-containing protein, producing the protein MGTDQIRRWESGALAHAVTDPFGQGPLPWLRDSENYFDDTGRVVPWYVDHVRQSGAHPGAIDRAPGRVRAKGPARIPGPRTADDVHRQIKGFPSASAAAPGEAIDFRITVDPPQQFSVDIYRIGYYEGVGALKITTSPRLSGIVQPPPLTADRTVSCHHWWLSWRLQIPSYWKPGAYVAVLTTVDGYRSHIPFTVRDPRPADLLLVLPDLTWQAYNLYPEDGRTGASLYHAWDEQGKLLGESEAAITVSFDRPYAGAGLPLHVGHAYDFIRWAERYGYDLAYAEMSDLHAGRVDPTRYRGLVFPGHDEYWSAPMRRTVESARDSGTSLVFLSANTMYWQVELTASPSGPDRLLTCRKRRGPGRSALWRETAPEQQLIGIQYAGRVPEPSPLIVRNAGHWLWEATGAEEGDELPGLVAGEADRYFPRTALPEHLRRILLAHSPYEDTEGVVRHQETSLYRAPSGALVFASGTFAWSPALDRPGHTDERIQRATANLLDRICKRG; encoded by the coding sequence GTGGGGACGGACCAGATCCGGCGCTGGGAGTCAGGAGCGCTCGCGCACGCGGTGACGGATCCTTTCGGCCAGGGCCCGCTGCCCTGGCTGCGCGACAGTGAGAACTACTTCGACGACACCGGGCGGGTGGTCCCGTGGTACGTCGACCACGTCCGGCAGTCCGGGGCCCACCCCGGGGCCATCGACCGGGCGCCCGGGCGGGTCCGTGCGAAGGGCCCCGCCAGGATCCCCGGCCCCCGCACCGCCGACGATGTCCACCGGCAGATCAAGGGCTTCCCCTCCGCCTCCGCGGCGGCCCCCGGCGAGGCCATCGACTTCCGGATCACGGTGGATCCGCCCCAGCAGTTCAGCGTGGACATCTACCGCATCGGCTACTACGAGGGCGTCGGCGCGCTGAAGATCACCACCAGCCCCCGGCTGTCCGGCATCGTCCAGCCGCCCCCGCTCACCGCCGACCGCACCGTCTCCTGCCACCACTGGTGGCTGTCCTGGCGGCTGCAGATCCCCTCGTACTGGAAGCCCGGCGCCTATGTCGCGGTGCTGACCACCGTGGACGGCTACCGCAGCCACATCCCGTTCACCGTCCGCGACCCCCGCCCCGCCGATCTCCTCCTCGTCCTCCCCGACCTCACCTGGCAGGCGTACAACCTCTATCCGGAGGACGGCCGGACCGGCGCCAGCCTCTACCACGCCTGGGACGAGCAGGGAAAACTGCTGGGCGAGTCGGAGGCGGCGATCACCGTCTCCTTCGACCGGCCGTACGCGGGCGCGGGGCTGCCCCTCCATGTGGGCCACGCATACGACTTCATCCGCTGGGCCGAGCGCTACGGCTACGACCTGGCCTACGCCGAGATGAGCGATCTGCACGCGGGCCGGGTCGACCCCACCCGCTACCGGGGGCTGGTCTTCCCCGGCCACGACGAGTACTGGTCGGCGCCGATGCGCCGCACCGTGGAATCGGCCCGCGACAGCGGCACCTCGCTGGTCTTCCTCTCCGCCAACACCATGTACTGGCAGGTCGAGCTCACCGCCTCGCCCTCCGGCCCGGACCGGCTGCTGACCTGCCGCAAGCGCCGCGGCCCCGGCCGCTCGGCGCTGTGGCGGGAGACCGCGCCCGAACAGCAGCTGATCGGCATCCAGTACGCGGGCCGGGTCCCCGAGCCGAGCCCGCTGATCGTGCGCAACGCCGGCCACTGGCTGTGGGAGGCCACGGGCGCGGAGGAGGGCGATGAGCTCCCCGGCCTGGTCGCAGGCGAGGCCGACCGCTACTTCCCCCGCACGGCCCTGCCCGAACACCTCCGCCGCATCCTGCTGGCCCACTCGCCGTACGAGGACACGGAGGGGGTGGTCCGCCACCAGGAGACGTCGCTCTACCGCGCCCCGAGTGGTGCTCTGGTGTTCGCGTCGGGGACGTTCGCGTGGTCGCCCGCGTTGGATCGTCCGGGGCATACGGATGAGCGGATTCAGCGGGCGACGGCGAATCTGCTGGATCGGATCTGCAAGCGGGGCTGA
- a CDS encoding phytoene desaturase family protein: protein MADAAIVGSGPNGLAAAVTLARAGLRVEVYEAADSIGGGLRTQSLFDADIAHDICSAVHPMAPVSRFFRAFDLAARGVELLTPEVSYAHPLDGGRAALAHRDLAATCAGLGPDGERWWRLMAPLLRHSEGVVDFVLSGQRALPRDPVAPLLLASRILVHGTRLGAARFTGEAAPALLTGVAAHAVGELPSLAGGAVAALLGHLAHGPGWPLPRGGSARIAEAMADDITAHGGTFHTGRAIGDLGELAGGARAVLLDTGVPGLLDIAGRRLPDRYVRALRRFRYGPAAAKADFLVSEPIPWADPAVGRAGTVHLGGGHAELARQETLTARGVRSREPFVLLVDPAVTDAGRARPGRRPVWAYAHVPNGDDTDPVELIRSRIETYAPGFGDTVLAARGLSGRDLEAYDPNDVGGDIGSGAMTLWQSLARPVPRLDPYRTPLPGLFLCSAATPPGPGVHGMCGYLAALSALRHRFGVRTAPSLAPVA, encoded by the coding sequence ATGGCCGACGCGGCGATCGTGGGCAGCGGCCCCAACGGGCTCGCGGCCGCCGTCACCCTGGCCCGCGCCGGGCTGCGGGTGGAGGTGTACGAGGCCGCCGACAGCATCGGCGGCGGGCTGCGCACCCAGTCGCTCTTCGACGCGGACATCGCCCATGACATCTGCTCGGCGGTCCACCCCATGGCGCCCGTCTCCCGCTTCTTCCGCGCGTTCGACCTGGCCGCGCGCGGGGTGGAGCTGCTGACGCCCGAGGTCTCCTACGCCCATCCGCTGGACGGCGGCCGCGCCGCGCTCGCCCACCGCGACCTGGCGGCCACCTGCGCCGGGCTCGGCCCGGACGGGGAGCGCTGGTGGCGGCTGATGGCGCCGCTGCTGCGGCACAGCGAGGGCGTGGTCGACTTCGTCCTCTCCGGACAGCGCGCCCTCCCCCGCGATCCGGTGGCACCCCTTCTGCTGGCCTCGCGGATCCTCGTCCACGGCACCCGGCTCGGCGCCGCCCGCTTCACCGGTGAGGCGGCGCCCGCCCTGCTCACCGGGGTCGCCGCCCATGCCGTGGGCGAACTGCCCAGCCTGGCCGGGGGCGCGGTGGCCGCCCTCCTCGGGCATCTGGCACACGGCCCCGGCTGGCCGCTGCCGCGCGGCGGAAGCGCCCGGATCGCCGAGGCCATGGCGGACGACATCACCGCGCACGGCGGCACCTTCCACACCGGGCGCGCGATCGGCGACCTCGGCGAGCTGGCCGGTGGCGCTCGTGCGGTCCTGCTCGACACCGGTGTGCCGGGGCTGCTGGACATCGCCGGGCGCCGGCTGCCCGACCGCTACGTCCGGGCGCTGCGGCGGTTCCGCTACGGCCCGGCCGCCGCCAAGGCCGACTTCCTGGTCAGCGAGCCGATCCCGTGGGCCGACCCCGCCGTGGGCCGCGCCGGGACCGTGCACCTGGGCGGCGGCCACGCCGAGCTGGCCCGGCAGGAGACCCTGACGGCGCGCGGGGTGCGCAGCCGGGAGCCGTTCGTCCTGCTCGTCGACCCGGCCGTCACCGACGCCGGGCGCGCCCGGCCCGGCAGGCGGCCGGTGTGGGCCTACGCCCATGTGCCGAACGGCGACGACACCGACCCCGTGGAGCTGATCCGCTCCCGGATCGAGACCTACGCCCCCGGCTTCGGGGACACCGTGCTCGCGGCACGCGGCCTGTCCGGGCGGGACCTGGAGGCGTACGACCCCAACGATGTGGGCGGGGACATCGGCTCGGGCGCGATGACGCTGTGGCAGAGCCTCGCCCGGCCGGTGCCCCGGCTCGATCCGTACCGCACCCCGCTCCCCGGGCTCTTTCTGTGCTCGGCGGCGACCCCGCCGGGGCCGGGGGTCCATGGGATGTGCGGGTATCTGGCCGCGTTGTCGGCGCTGAGGCATCGTTTCGGCGTGCGGACGGCGCCCTCTCTGGCCCCGGTGGCGTAG
- a CDS encoding GbsR/MarR family transcriptional regulator yields the protein MRETIEPEDAPGDARDEAAVSRFVERFAADLAEAGMQRMAARVFAALLVSDAGALTSAELAEQLRISPAAVSGAVRYLSQVDMVVREREPGSRRDRYRLYSEVWYETLTRRDQMMARWESTMRDGAKVLGPGTPAGLRITETADFFEFVQQELPRMLERWRAHQAADRAAEAREAREAREAEAG from the coding sequence GTGAGGGAGACGATCGAACCGGAGGACGCGCCCGGTGATGCGCGGGACGAAGCGGCGGTGTCCAGGTTCGTCGAGCGGTTCGCGGCCGATCTTGCCGAGGCCGGTATGCAGCGCATGGCGGCGCGGGTCTTCGCGGCGCTTCTCGTCTCCGACGCCGGGGCCCTCACCTCCGCCGAGCTCGCCGAGCAGCTGCGGATCAGCCCGGCCGCGGTCTCGGGCGCGGTCCGGTATCTGTCCCAGGTGGACATGGTGGTGCGCGAGCGCGAGCCGGGCTCCCGCCGCGACCGCTACCGGCTCTACAGCGAGGTCTGGTACGAGACCCTGACCCGTCGCGACCAGATGATGGCCCGCTGGGAGAGCACCATGCGCGACGGTGCGAAGGTGCTCGGCCCGGGCACCCCGGCGGGGCTGCGGATCACCGAGACCGCCGACTTCTTCGAGTTCGTCCAGCAGGAGCTGCCCAGGATGCTGGAGCGCTGGCGCGCCCACCAGGCCGCGGACCGCGCGGCGGAGGCGCGCGAAGCGCGCGAGGCGCGCGAAGCGGAGGCGGGCTAG
- a CDS encoding adenylosuccinate synthase has protein sequence MPALVLLGAQWGDEGKGKATDLLGGSVDYVVRYQGGNNAGHTVVVGDQKYALHLLPSGILSPGCTPVIGNGVVVDPSVLLSELSGLDERGVDTSKLLISGNAHLITPYHTTLDKVSERFLGKRKIGTTGRGIGPAYADKINRVGIRVQDLFDESILRQKVEAALDHKNQVLAKLYNRRAIAVDQVVEELLGYADPLRGYVSDTTLLLNNAIDQGQVVLFEGGQGTLLDVDHGTYPFVTSSNPTAGGACTGTGVGPTKINRVIGILKAYTTRVGAGPFPTELLDEDGEKLRTIGGERGVTTGRDRRCGWFDAVIARYATRVNGLTDFFLTKLDVLTGWERIPVCVAYEIDGKRVEELPYSQTDFHHAKPIYETLPGWSEDITQAKTFDELPKNAQKYVQALEEMSGAPISAIGVGPGRDETIQINSFL, from the coding sequence GTGCCCGCACTTGTGCTGCTCGGTGCTCAGTGGGGTGACGAGGGCAAGGGAAAGGCCACCGATCTGCTCGGCGGCTCCGTGGATTATGTAGTGCGTTACCAGGGCGGTAACAACGCCGGCCACACCGTGGTGGTGGGCGACCAGAAGTACGCGCTGCACCTCCTCCCGTCCGGAATCCTGTCGCCCGGGTGCACCCCGGTCATCGGCAACGGTGTCGTCGTGGACCCTTCGGTCCTGCTCTCCGAGCTGAGCGGGCTGGATGAGCGCGGCGTCGACACGTCCAAGCTGCTGATCAGCGGTAACGCCCATCTGATCACGCCGTATCACACGACCCTCGACAAGGTGTCGGAACGCTTCCTCGGCAAGCGGAAGATCGGCACCACCGGCCGCGGCATCGGCCCGGCCTACGCGGACAAGATCAACCGGGTGGGCATCCGGGTCCAGGACCTCTTCGACGAGTCGATCCTGCGGCAGAAGGTGGAGGCGGCCCTGGACCACAAGAACCAGGTGCTGGCCAAGCTCTACAACCGCCGTGCCATCGCGGTCGACCAGGTCGTCGAGGAGCTGCTGGGCTACGCGGACCCGCTCCGCGGCTATGTCTCCGACACCACCCTGCTCCTCAACAACGCCATCGACCAGGGTCAGGTGGTCCTCTTCGAGGGCGGCCAGGGCACGCTGCTCGACGTCGACCACGGCACGTATCCCTTCGTCACCTCCTCCAACCCGACCGCGGGCGGCGCCTGCACCGGCACCGGAGTGGGCCCGACGAAGATCAACCGCGTGATCGGCATCCTGAAGGCGTACACCACCCGCGTCGGCGCGGGCCCGTTCCCCACCGAGCTCCTCGACGAGGACGGCGAGAAGCTGCGCACCATCGGCGGCGAGCGTGGCGTGACCACCGGGCGCGACCGGCGCTGCGGCTGGTTCGACGCGGTCATCGCGCGCTATGCGACCCGGGTCAACGGCCTCACCGACTTCTTCCTCACCAAGCTGGACGTGCTCACCGGCTGGGAGCGGATCCCGGTCTGCGTCGCCTACGAGATCGACGGCAAGCGGGTCGAGGAGCTGCCGTACAGCCAGACCGACTTCCACCACGCCAAGCCGATCTACGAGACCCTGCCGGGCTGGTCGGAGGACATCACCCAGGCCAAGACCTTCGACGAGCTGCCGAAGAACGCGCAGAAGTACGTCCAGGCGCTGGAGGAGATGTCGGGCGCCCCGATCTCGGCGATCGGCGTCGGACCGGGCCGGGACGAGACCATCCAGATCAACTCGTTCCTCTGA
- a CDS encoding GntR family transcriptional regulator, giving the protein MPVPGASPVKRNTLRQQIADALCDEVLAGRLPAGRQFTVKEIAQQYGVSATPVREALLDLCSQGLLDVEEHRGFKVHDFTIDDFRYMVDARTMVVEGVFRHYVEQTLKTMTPQALASVRRRAEEAERAARSGDLDILIGYDLRFWREICGLVGNPYVSDFLQRLRVQTWVFTVPYLRRVPDLRGQLWTGHSELTAAVTRGDPHDSERLIGAYNTHFRALIERLVAREESRAQNRTSEVNSP; this is encoded by the coding sequence ATGCCCGTGCCCGGCGCCAGCCCGGTAAAGCGGAACACCCTGCGGCAGCAGATCGCCGACGCGCTCTGTGACGAGGTGCTTGCGGGCCGGCTCCCTGCGGGGCGCCAGTTCACCGTCAAGGAGATCGCCCAGCAGTACGGCGTCTCCGCGACCCCCGTCCGGGAGGCACTGCTGGATCTGTGCTCCCAGGGGCTGCTCGATGTCGAGGAGCACCGGGGCTTCAAGGTCCACGACTTCACCATCGACGACTTCCGGTACATGGTCGACGCCCGCACGATGGTGGTCGAGGGCGTCTTCCGGCACTACGTCGAGCAGACGCTGAAAACCATGACCCCGCAGGCGCTGGCCTCGGTGAGGCGGCGGGCCGAGGAGGCCGAGCGGGCCGCCCGCTCCGGCGACCTGGACATCCTCATCGGCTACGACCTGCGCTTCTGGCGCGAGATCTGCGGGCTGGTGGGCAATCCGTATGTGTCGGACTTTCTGCAGCGGCTACGCGTGCAGACCTGGGTCTTCACGGTGCCGTACCTGCGGCGCGTCCCCGATCTGCGCGGCCAGCTGTGGACGGGGCACTCCGAGCTCACCGCGGCGGTCACCCGGGGGGACCCGCATGACTCGGAGCGGTTGATAGGGGCGTACAACACGCATTTCCGTGCGCTGATCGAGCGGTTGGTGGCGCGGGAGGAGTCGCGCGCCCAGAACCGGACCTCGGAGGTCAACTCCCCCTGA
- a CDS encoding SLATT domain-containing protein — MSQPEMQPEGLPRPEGARAQGDLLGRPFPHGDWGEPAERLDELYRWVEEGALEVAGWYLAERVWKRRTARVLRVGAAVAAVVAGVLPLVDLNGALDGGAGWGALALLLAAACFGGDRFFGLTSGWMRDVATAQAVHRRLEALQFDWASESVREVLGPTEGTASEAVERCLSVLRRFCEDVSELVRAETAGWMVDFGSGSAPLVTQALMTQGSRPDSGSPTSRFPLPPGPGRPNMPRQRPPEPPR, encoded by the coding sequence GTGAGTCAGCCGGAGATGCAGCCCGAGGGGCTCCCTCGGCCGGAGGGTGCGAGAGCCCAGGGTGACCTGCTCGGTCGGCCCTTCCCGCACGGCGACTGGGGGGAGCCGGCGGAGCGGCTCGACGAGTTGTACCGGTGGGTCGAGGAGGGCGCCCTGGAGGTCGCGGGGTGGTACCTCGCCGAACGGGTGTGGAAGCGCCGGACCGCCCGGGTGCTGCGGGTGGGCGCCGCGGTGGCGGCGGTCGTGGCGGGGGTGCTGCCGCTGGTGGATCTGAACGGGGCGCTGGACGGCGGCGCGGGCTGGGGCGCGCTGGCGCTGCTGCTGGCGGCCGCCTGCTTCGGCGGCGACCGGTTCTTCGGGCTGACGTCCGGCTGGATGCGGGACGTGGCCACGGCGCAGGCGGTGCACCGGCGGCTGGAGGCGCTGCAGTTCGACTGGGCGTCGGAGAGCGTGCGGGAGGTGCTGGGCCCGACCGAGGGCACCGCGAGCGAGGCCGTGGAGCGGTGTCTTTCGGTGCTGCGGCGGTTCTGCGAGGACGTGTCGGAGCTGGTACGGGCCGAGACGGCGGGCTGGATGGTGGACTTCGGGTCCGGTTCGGCGCCGCTGGTCACACAGGCGCTGATGACCCAGGGCTCCCGTCCGGACAGCGGGAGCCCCACGAGCCGCTTTCCGCTGCCGCCGGGCCCCGGCCGGCCCAATATGCCGCGGCAGCGTCCTCCCGAGCCGCCCCGCTGA
- a CDS encoding aspartate aminotransferase family protein: MSVQPSPDLAAGAAVKAADRAHVFHSWSAQGLIDPLAVAGAEGSYFWDYDGNRYLDFSCQLVNTNIGHQHPKVVAAIQEQAAKLCTIAPGFAVDVRSEAARLVAERTPGDLDKIFFTNGGAEAVENAVRMARLHTGRPKLLSAYRSYHGATATAINLTGDPRRWASDSASAGVVHFWAPFLYRSPFHSDSEAQECERALRHLEDTIAFEGPQTIAAIILETIPGTAGIMVPPPGYLAGVREICDRYGIVFILDEVMAGFGRTGHWFAADHFGVTPDLLTFAKGVNSGYVPLGGVAISAEIAATFDQRPYPGGLTYSGHPLACASAVATINAMAEEGIVENAAAIGENVIGPGLREIADRHPSVGEVRGLGVFWALDLVKDEETREPLVPYNASGPANQPMADFAAACKRGGLWPFVNMNRTHVVPPCTVTEAEAKEGLAILDEALGAADAHTA; the protein is encoded by the coding sequence GTGTCCGTGCAGCCCAGCCCCGACCTCGCGGCCGGCGCCGCCGTCAAGGCCGCCGACCGTGCGCATGTGTTCCACTCCTGGTCCGCGCAGGGCCTGATCGACCCCCTCGCCGTCGCGGGCGCCGAGGGCTCGTACTTCTGGGACTACGACGGCAACCGCTACCTCGACTTCTCCTGCCAGCTGGTGAACACCAACATCGGCCACCAGCACCCGAAGGTCGTCGCCGCGATCCAGGAGCAGGCCGCGAAGCTGTGCACGATCGCCCCGGGCTTCGCCGTGGACGTACGGTCCGAGGCGGCGCGGCTGGTCGCCGAGCGCACCCCCGGCGACCTCGACAAGATCTTCTTCACCAACGGCGGCGCCGAGGCGGTGGAGAACGCGGTCCGGATGGCCCGGCTCCACACCGGCCGCCCCAAGCTGCTCTCCGCCTACCGCTCCTACCACGGGGCCACCGCCACCGCGATCAACCTCACCGGCGACCCCCGCCGCTGGGCCTCCGACAGCGCCTCGGCGGGTGTGGTGCACTTCTGGGCGCCGTTCCTCTACCGCTCGCCCTTCCACTCCGACAGCGAGGCGCAGGAGTGCGAGCGCGCGCTGCGCCACCTCGAGGACACCATCGCCTTCGAGGGCCCGCAGACCATCGCCGCGATCATCCTGGAGACCATCCCCGGCACCGCCGGGATCATGGTCCCGCCGCCCGGCTATCTGGCCGGGGTCCGGGAGATCTGCGACCGCTACGGGATCGTCTTCATCCTGGACGAGGTCATGGCGGGCTTCGGCCGCACCGGCCACTGGTTCGCGGCCGACCACTTCGGCGTCACCCCGGACCTGCTGACCTTCGCCAAGGGCGTCAACTCCGGCTATGTGCCGCTCGGTGGCGTCGCGATCTCCGCCGAGATCGCCGCGACCTTCGACCAGCGCCCCTACCCGGGCGGGCTCACCTACTCCGGCCACCCGCTGGCCTGCGCCTCGGCCGTCGCGACGATCAACGCGATGGCGGAGGAGGGGATCGTGGAGAACGCCGCCGCGATCGGGGAGAACGTGATCGGCCCGGGGCTGCGGGAGATCGCCGACCGCCACCCCTCGGTCGGCGAGGTGCGCGGCCTCGGCGTCTTCTGGGCGCTGGACCTGGTCAAGGACGAGGAGACCCGCGAACCGCTCGTCCCGTACAACGCGAGCGGACCGGCCAACCAGCCGATGGCCGACTTCGCCGCGGCCTGCAAGCGCGGCGGTCTGTGGCCCTTCGTGAACATGAACCGCACCCATGTGGTGCCGCCGTGCACCGTCACCGAGGCCGAGGCCAAGGAGGGGCTCGCCATCCTGGACGAGGCGCTGGGCGCGGCCGACGCGCATACGGCGTAG
- the purD gene encoding phosphoribosylamine--glycine ligase, whose translation MKVLVIGGGAREHALCRALSLDPDVTALHCAPGNAGIAEVAELHAVDALDGAAVADLAASLGVGLVVVGPEAPLVAGVADAVRERGIPAFGPSAEAAQLEGSKAFAKDVMAAAGVPTARAYVCTTPAEIEEALDAFGAPYVVKDDGLAAGKGVVVTEDVEAARAHALACDRVVIEEFLDGPEVSLFAITDGETVVPLQPAQDFKRAHDGDEGPNTGGMGAYSPLPWADPELVDEVVATVCQPTVDELHRRGTPFSGLLYAGLAITSRGVRVIEFNARFGDPETQVVLARLKTPLAAVLLAAATGRLEAEPPLRWSDGAAVTVVVASHNYPDTPRTGDPITGLDAVAEQDGPKAYVLHAGTKRDGASGEVVSAGGRVLSITATGSDLAKARERAYRAVGRIGLEGSHHRSDIAAKAAADAAS comes from the coding sequence GTGAAGGTCCTCGTCATCGGCGGCGGCGCCCGCGAACATGCCCTGTGCCGCGCTCTCTCCCTCGACCCCGACGTCACCGCACTGCACTGCGCCCCCGGCAACGCCGGCATCGCCGAGGTGGCCGAGCTGCACGCGGTCGACGCGCTCGACGGCGCCGCCGTCGCCGACCTCGCCGCCTCCCTGGGGGTGGGCCTCGTGGTCGTGGGGCCGGAGGCACCCCTCGTGGCGGGGGTGGCCGACGCCGTGCGCGAGCGCGGGATCCCGGCCTTCGGGCCGTCCGCCGAGGCGGCGCAGCTGGAGGGCTCCAAGGCGTTCGCCAAGGACGTGATGGCGGCGGCGGGCGTGCCCACCGCCCGCGCCTATGTGTGCACCACGCCCGCCGAGATCGAGGAGGCCCTGGACGCGTTCGGCGCGCCCTACGTCGTCAAGGACGACGGCCTGGCCGCGGGCAAGGGCGTCGTGGTGACCGAGGACGTCGAGGCCGCCCGCGCACACGCGCTGGCCTGTGACCGGGTGGTGATCGAGGAGTTCCTGGACGGCCCGGAGGTCTCCCTCTTCGCGATCACCGACGGCGAGACCGTGGTCCCGCTGCAGCCCGCCCAGGACTTCAAGCGCGCCCACGACGGCGACGAGGGCCCGAACACCGGCGGCATGGGCGCGTACTCCCCGCTGCCCTGGGCCGACCCCGAGCTGGTGGACGAGGTCGTGGCCACGGTCTGCCAGCCCACCGTGGATGAGCTGCACCGCCGCGGCACGCCCTTCTCGGGGCTGCTGTACGCGGGCCTGGCGATCACCTCGCGCGGGGTGCGGGTGATCGAGTTCAACGCCCGCTTCGGAGACCCGGAGACCCAGGTGGTCCTGGCCCGGCTGAAGACCCCGCTGGCCGCGGTGCTGCTCGCCGCCGCCACCGGCCGTCTGGAGGCCGAGCCGCCGCTGCGCTGGAGCGACGGCGCCGCCGTGACCGTGGTCGTCGCCTCGCACAACTATCCGGACACCCCGCGCACCGGCGACCCGATCACCGGGCTGGACGCGGTGGCCGAGCAGGACGGCCCCAAGGCGTACGTCCTGCACGCGGGCACCAAGCGGGACGGCGCGTCCGGTGAGGTGGTGAGCGCGGGCGGCCGTGTGCTCTCCATCACCGCGACCGGCTCCGACCTGGCGAAGGCACGCGAACGGGCCTACCGCGCGGTGGGCCGGATCGGCCTGGAGGGCTCCCACCACCGCTCCGACATCGCCGCGAAGGCGGCGGCCGACGCGGCCTCGTAA
- a CDS encoding protein kinase domain-containing protein: MENLGAQDPRWIGEYRLLGKLGEGGMGRVYLARSARGRTVAVKLVQAELARQPDFRGRFKREVEAATRVGGQWTAPVLDADTDAEVPWVATGYIGGPSLHSVVAEDFGALPERSLRILANGLALALRDIHGAGLIHRDLKPSNILITIDGPRVIDFGIARALDAVGSTTGGNLTMTGAVVGSPGFMSPEQVRGEPVTAASDVFCLGSVLAFAATGRQPFGNVDSGIHALMYRIAQEEPDLVGLPEGARGLVTACLNKDPAQRPSVDELIAATQPVTDDGEPWLPGGLLARLGRDALQLLEVEAENAQPDSMAPRQGPSAYGHPQTGHPQTGHPQSAPHTPPGPSAYGTPSAYATPHAHASGGPAYQVPPPTQPWQGGYQTPVGYPAPGTRLKPIRGLATALMSMFGIWLVLTLLDMALNISLLDTYFSLDSGTVTDDMLYSKKSDVEAMDSGTGVAALVLVVLWLVWFRTAYINSTVLNPGRQRFGSGYAVGAWFIPVAQLWLPKQIANDIWTSSTPPGPGRRGRGVLHWWWTFFVIMFLMFPVNGVSEIVGDTIREQRPRVAVSIADDVIGILTALLAIAVVRRITKMQEQRATAPVGQAQQPAGVFGPPAA; the protein is encoded by the coding sequence ATGGAGAACCTCGGGGCCCAGGACCCGCGGTGGATCGGCGAGTACCGGCTGCTCGGCAAGCTGGGCGAGGGCGGAATGGGCCGGGTCTATCTCGCCCGCTCCGCCCGCGGCCGCACCGTCGCGGTGAAGCTCGTACAGGCCGAACTCGCACGACAGCCCGACTTCCGCGGCCGCTTCAAGCGGGAGGTGGAGGCGGCCACACGGGTCGGCGGCCAGTGGACCGCCCCCGTGCTCGACGCCGACACCGACGCCGAGGTGCCCTGGGTGGCCACCGGCTACATCGGCGGTCCGTCCCTGCACAGCGTCGTCGCCGAGGACTTCGGGGCGCTGCCCGAGCGGTCGTTGCGGATCCTGGCGAACGGACTGGCCCTGGCGCTGCGCGACATCCACGGCGCCGGGCTGATCCACCGCGACCTCAAGCCGTCCAACATCCTCATCACCATCGACGGTCCGCGGGTCATCGACTTCGGCATCGCGCGCGCCCTGGACGCCGTGGGCTCCACCACGGGCGGCAATCTGACGATGACCGGAGCGGTCGTCGGCTCGCCCGGGTTCATGTCGCCCGAGCAGGTGCGGGGCGAGCCGGTGACCGCCGCGAGCGATGTCTTCTGCCTCGGCTCGGTGCTCGCCTTCGCCGCCACCGGACGTCAGCCGTTCGGCAACGTGGACAGCGGGATCCACGCCCTGATGTACCGAATAGCCCAGGAGGAGCCCGATCTGGTGGGGCTCCCCGAGGGGGCGCGCGGGCTGGTCACCGCGTGCCTGAACAAGGACCCGGCCCAGCGGCCCTCGGTGGACGAGCTGATCGCCGCCACCCAGCCGGTGACCGACGACGGTGAGCCCTGGCTGCCGGGCGGGCTGCTCGCCCGGCTCGGACGGGACGCGCTGCAGCTGCTGGAGGTGGAGGCCGAGAACGCCCAGCCGGACTCCATGGCACCGCGGCAGGGCCCGTCGGCGTACGGCCACCCCCAGACCGGCCACCCCCAGACCGGCCACCCCCAGTCCGCCCCGCACACCCCGCCCGGCCCCTCCGCGTACGGCACGCCGTCGGCGTACGCGACACCCCACGCGCATGCGAGCGGGGGGCCCGCGTACCAGGTGCCGCCGCCCACCCAGCCCTGGCAGGGCGGCTATCAGACGCCGGTGGGCTATCCCGCCCCGGGCACCAGGCTGAAGCCGATACGGGGTCTGGCCACCGCGTTGATGAGCATGTTCGGCATCTGGCTGGTGCTGACGCTGCTCGATATGGCGCTGAACATCTCGCTGCTCGACACGTACTTCTCGCTCGACTCCGGCACGGTCACCGATGACATGCTCTACAGCAAGAAGAGCGACGTCGAAGCGATGGACAGCGGCACCGGTGTCGCCGCGCTCGTGCTCGTCGTGCTGTGGCTGGTCTGGTTCCGGACCGCCTACATCAACTCCACGGTTCTCAACCCCGGCCGGCAGCGGTTCGGCAGCGGCTACGCCGTGGGTGCCTGGTTCATCCCGGTCGCCCAGCTGTGGCTGCCCAAGCAGATCGCCAACGACATCTGGACCTCCAGCACTCCTCCGGGGCCCGGCCGTCGCGGACGCGGGGTGCTGCACTGGTGGTGGACGTTCTTCGTGATCATGTTCCTGATGTTCCCGGTGAACGGCGTCAGCGAGATCGTCGGCGACACCATCCGGGAACAGCGGCCCAGGGTCGCCGTCAGCATCGCCGACGACGTCATCGGCATCCTGACGGCGCTGCTGGCCATCGCGGTGGTGCGGCGGATCACCAAGATGCAGGAGCAGCGGGCCACGGCTCCCGTCGGCCAGGCGCAGCAGCCCGCCGGAGTGTTCGGCCCGCCCGCGGCGTAG